TATGAACCTCGGCATACAGCGTCGGCGACAGCACGGGCACCGGTGACTCCAGGCAGAAGCCACTGCCGGCGATCATGCGGATCGTCACGCCGAGGTTGTCACTGACCGGCAGGCTGATGGCGGGGTGATGGCTGTAATGCCCCGGTCCCTGCTCATGGGCCTTGGGCGATGCCAGCCACACCTGCAGGCCATGCAGGTTGAAACCCTTGGCCTTGAGCTCGTCGGGCGTGCGTTCGACGTGGGCAATCGCGCTGCCTGCAGTCATCCAACTGACATCGCCGGCCTGCACCACTTGGTCGGAGCCGAGGCTGTCCCTGTGCAGCAGTTCGCCTTCAAACAGGTAGGTGAGGGTAGATAAACCGATATGCGGATGCTGGCGGATATTCATGCCGCTGCCGGGCGCGTAGCGGGTCTGGAGCATATGGTCGAAAAACACGAAGGGCCCAACGCTGCGGCATTCTCGCGAGGGCAGGGGGCGCAGGATTGGTTGGCCTTCCACATCTTCTGGGCGCGGGCGAATCACGGTCACGGTGGTCATGGAGCATCCCTGTCTGAGCGGGTTCGTAGGGCTTGAGCATAACCCGCCAGACAGGAAGCAGGTGTTATTGGCTGAACGCGCCTTCGGCGAGCTTGGTATCGATGCTGATCTCGGCGGTGGTCATCAGTTTATGCACCGGGCACTTGTCGGCCACGCGATGCAGTTCAGCGCGCTGCTCGTCGGTGAGCACGCCCTTGAGGGTCAGCTTGACGTTAAGTTTGTATTTGCCCTTTTGCTCCTCGCTGCTGTCATGGGTGACTTCCACGGTCACGCCAGTCAGAGGGATGTCTTTTTTCTGCGCATACAGCTTGACGGTCAGGGCTTTGCAGGAGGCCAGCGCGGCGTCGAAGTAATCGTGAGGCGAGGGCGCCGAGTCGTCGCCACCCAGGCTCTTGGGCAGGTCGGTAAACAGCTCGTGGTTATTGATGTTGACGCTATGGCGAAAATTCTCGGTGTTCAGCGTATTGACGATAACGGGCATGGTAAACCTCACTAGGTGGCAGGATGAACGTCATGCAGTTATAGAGCATGCTGGCATCTGAGTGTTCCGCGTTTTTTTTTGCCGGATGAACCCCAGCAAGCTACCGGCGGTCTACCTCACTTAACCTGGATTGAGGTTTTACCGTGCCCTGGACCCGCCTGACCCTTGCCCTGTTGCTGAGCGCCAGCAGCGTCGCCGTGCACGCCCGCGACTATGCCTACAGCGACGCGCACCTGCATTACGTCGACTTCTTCCAGGAGACGGCCGGCATGGACAAATTGCTCAAGGCCATGGCTGACAATCGCATCGAACATGTGATGATTTCCGGCGTGCCTGTGGCGAAGAAATGGCATGAAGACGAGCCCAAGCGCCCGCGCTATTACGCTGGTGATGATGCCGATGCCTACTGGTACAGCGCCACCGATGTGATCGTCGCCGCTGCGGTCAACAAGCTGACCCCCGAACAGCGCCAGCATTTCCATCCGTTCCTCAGCGGCTTCAACCCTAACGACAAGAACTCCGAGGCCCATATCCAGCGCATGCTCGACCTCAATCCAGGCCTGTGGCAGGGCATCGGAGAGGTCTTCACCCGCCACGATGACCTGACAGCACTGACTTCTGGAGATACGCCGCGGGCCAATAACGAGGCCATGACGCGGATCTATCACCTGGCCGCCGAGAATGACCTGCCGGTGTTGGTGCATTCCAACATCACCTCCAAGCGCGAGCGCAATCCCCTGTATCTGGCAGAAATCGAAGAGCCACTGCGCAATCATCCGCATACCCGATTTATCTGGGCCCATGCCGGTACCAGCATGGAGATCCACCGGCACCAGACGCAGCTGGACTTCCTGTTGCCGACCCTGAGCCGGATGCTGGAGGCTTATCCCAATCTCTACGTCGACCTGTCCTGGAGCGTGCTCACGCCCTACTTGCTGGATGAGGCGGGAAAGCCGCGGCCTGAGTGGCTGAAGCTGGTAGAGCGCTTCCCGGAGCGTTTTATGCTGGGGTCTGATGTTGTAGGGCGGTTCAACAAGTTGGGTAAGGAAATGCGCAGCTTCAATCCCTTCCTCGATGCCTTGCCAGAAGATGTTGCGCGAAAAGTTGCGCGGGACAATTTTCTCGCGATCTTGCCCAAGGCGCGCTGATCGGGTTTGTCATCGTCCCGTCATACCGGTGTCATAAGCTCCCGCCATCTCACTCAAGGAGCCCACTATGCACCTCACCCGTTTAAGCGCCCTGACGGCATTGATGATGATCAGCAGCTTTGCCAGCGCCGAAGTCCGTATTGAAGGCCCAGTGGAATTTGGCGTGTTTGAAGGCCCCAAAGCCGAACTGCAGTCGGGCGAACGCGTGTTGCGGCGCAGCAACGAGCAGATCCAGGCCACCACCGAGGTGCCGGCCAAGCTGGGCACCAAGTTCGGCCTGCGTTATCAATTGCTGGGCAAGGTCGCCGAAGATACGCCGCTGACCTTGCTCTACTTCACGCCTGGCATCCGCACGGCCGATGGCCAGCGCCATGATAAATTCGAAGTGACCCAGAAACTGGTGCCCGGCGCGCCACAGGACATGATGGCCTATGAGTTCACCGAAAGCCACGAAGTGGTGCCGGGTGAGTGGCGATTCATGGTGTTTCAGGGCGATCGCCTGCTGACTCAGAAGAGCTTTACCGTGCGCTGAACCGCCACAGCTATGGACTAGGTAGATAAAGGCGTTTTGATATCGCGTTTTCGTCTTACGCAAAAAGTCGAAGACGCCGATACCTTTCAAGAGCAACTCGCTGCAGGTGGATGCAGCGCTTTTGAAAGGAATCAGCGCAATGAGTATCAGAAGTCTCAATATCGCTCCGCGTGCAGGCCTGGGTTTTGGATTGTTGGCGTTGATGGTGTTTGTGCTGGGCGGGTTCGCCTTGCTGCAAATGGGCAATATGCGCGAGCAGTCGGACCAAGTGGAAACCAACTGGCTGCCCAGCGTGATGGCAGCCGGCGAAATGAATCAGGACCTGCTGCGCATACGCGCCTTGACCTTGCGCCTGCTGATCAACCGCGATCCTTCGGCGGTGACACAGAATGAGCAAAAAATCATTGATATCAAAAAGCAGCTGCACACCGCGCAGTTGTTGTATGAGGCGTTGATTGTCCTGCCCGAAGATCAGGTGCTGTTTGACCGCTTCAAGGTCGAGCAGCAACAGTATCTGCAACGCCAGGAACAGGTCATGGCGCTTTCCCGGCAGAATCAGTTGGAAGGCGCGATCAAGGTGGTCAACGGCGAGATGAATCATCTGGCCGATACCTTGGCCGGCACCCTTGGCGAACTCGTCACTCTCAACAAAGTCAGCGCCAACCAGGCGGCCGCACTGGCCCAGCAAGTGTTCAGTGAGTCGCGAGTCTGGGTGATTGGCATGATCGCCGTGACCGCGCTGATTACCATCGCCCTGGCCGTTTTGTTGACCCGTAGCATTGTGTTGCCACTGGCGCAGTCTGTGAGGGTCGCCGAGGGGGTCGCCAGCGGCGACTTGACTGGCGAGATCACCGTCAGCGGCAAGGACGAGCCAGCGCGCCTGCAACAGGCGCTCAAGAGCATGCAGCAAAGCCTGCGTGAGACGATCCGGCGCATTTCCGACTCTTCCAACCAACTGGCCTCGGCTTCCGAGGAGCTCAGTTGTGTCACCGAAGATGCCACCCGCGGCCTGCACCAGCAAAGCCAGGAAATCGAACAGGCCGCCACGGCGGTCAACCAGATGACCGCTGCGGTGGAGGAGGTGGCCAGTAACGCGGTGGCCACCTCACAGGCCTCGCGTGAATCCGATCGCATTGCCCAGCACGGGCGTGAGCAGGTGCACAAGACGGTGCTGTCGATTGAATCCCTGGCCGACGATGTAACCGCCAATGCCACCCAGGTCGAGGACTTGGCGCAGAAGGTGTATGGCATCAGCAAGGTATTGGATGTGATCCGCGCGATTGCCGAGCAGACCAATCTGCTGGCGCTGAATGCGGCGATCGAGGCGGCGCGGGCCGGCGAGGCCGGGCGTGGTTTTGCGGTAGTCGCCGATGAAGTGCGGGCCCTGGCCCATCGCACCCAGCAATCGACCCAGGAAATCGAGCAGATGATCGGCGGGATTCAGCAGGGCACCGATCTGGCAGTCAGTTCCATGCAGCAGAGTAATGGCCGCGCGCGTGCGACCCTGGACATTGCCAAGTCAGCGGGCACTGCGTTGGAGGAGATTGCCTCGGCGTTCACTCTGATCAACGAGCGCAACCTGGTGATCGCCAGCGCGTCGGAGCAGCAGGCGGCGGTGGCGCGGGAAGTGGACCGCAACCTGATGAATATCCGCGACCTGGCGATGCAGACATCGGCGGGGGCGAATCAAACCAGTGCGGCGAGCCAGGAGTTGTCGCGATTGGCGGTGGACCTGAACAGCATGGTGGCGCGGTTTTCGGTGTAGGGCTGAAGATCGCCATCGCAGGCAAGCCAACTCCCACACTTGACCGAGTTGGAATGCGATCAGTGTGGGAGCTGGCTTGCCTGCGATGAAGGCGACACGGTCTAGCGTTAACCCCGCCCAATAAAAAACGCCCCGAACCAGTCGGGGCGTTTTCATATGCACAACCTGCGGGGTATTACTTACCCTGCCAGCGTTTCAGCACCAAGGTGGCATTGGTGCCACCAAAGCCGAAGCTGTTGCTCATGACCGTGTTGATGGTGGCATCTTCACGGGTCTTGGTCAGGATCGGCATATCAGCAACGGCTGGGTCCAGCTCTTCGATGTTGGCCGAGCCCGCCATGAAGTTGCCTTCCATCATCAGCAGGCAGTAGATCGCTTCGTGAACGCCAGCGGCGCCCAGGGAGTGACCCGACAGGCTCTTGGTGGAGCTGATGGCCGGAGCCTTGTCGCCGAATACCGCACGCACGCCTTCCATTTCCTTGGAGTCGCCCACCGGAGTGGAGGTGCCATGGGTGTTCAGGTAGTCGATTGGCGTATCAACGGTGGCCATGGCCATCTGCATGCAGCGGATGGCGCCTTCGCCGCTTGGCGCAACCATGTCGTAGCCGTCGGAAGTTGCGCCGTAGCCGACGATTTCCGCATAGATCTTCGCGCCACGGGCCAGGGCGTGTTCCAGCTCCTCGACCACCACCATGCCGCCACCGCCGGCGATCACGAAACCGTCACGCTTGGCGTCGTAGGCACGGGAGGCTTTTTCCGGGGTTTCGTTGTACTGGGTGGACAGTGCGCCCATGGCGTCGAACAGGAACGACTGGCTCCAATGTTCTTCTTCACCGCCACCGGCGAATACGATGTCTTGCTTGCCCAACTGGATCTGCTCCACAGCGGTACCAATGCAGTGGGCACTGGTGGCGCAGGCGGAGGAGATCGAGTAGTTCACGCCCTTGATCTGGAATGGTGTGGCCAGGCACGCGGAAACGGTGCTGCCCATGGTCCGCGTGACGCGGTACGGACCAACGCGCTTGACGCCTTTCTCGCGCAGGATGTCCAGCGCTTCCATCTGGTTCAAGGTCGACGCGCCGCCGGAGCCAGCGATCAGGCCGGTGCGCACGTTGGATACCTGGTCGTCGCTCAGGCCGGAGTCGGCGATTGCGTCTTTCATGGCCAGGTAGGCATAAGCTGCGGCGTGGCCAACGAAGCGATAGATCTTGCGATCGATCAGTTCTTCGAGGGGGAGGTCGATGGAGCCGGAAACCTGGCTACGCAGACCCATTTCGGCATATTCCGGGTTGAAGCGGATGCCAGGGCGACTTGCACGCAGGTTAGCGGAGACGGTCTCTTTGTCATTGCCCAGGCACGAAACGATGCCCAGACCAGTGATAACGACGCGGCGCATGCGGATAACCCTTAAAAGTTGTCAGTGGAAGTAAACACGCCGACGCGAAGGCCTTCGGCGGTGTAGATCTCGCGACCGTCGACGCTCACCGAACCATCGGCGATGGCCAGGTTCAGCTTGCCCTTGAGGACGCGCTTGATTTGAATGTTGTAGGTGACTTTCTTGGCGGTCGGCAGGACCTGGCCAAAGAACTTCACTTCGCCCGAACCCAGGGCGCGACCGCGGCCCGGCAGGCCTTGCCAGCCGAGGAAGAAGCCGACCAGCTGCCACATGGCATCAAGGCCCAGGCAGCCTGGCATGACCGGATCGCCTTCGAAATGGCAGGCGAAGAACCACAGGTCCGGGGTGATATCCAGCTCGGCGACCAATTCACCTTTGCCGTACTTGCCACCCTCTTCGCTGATATGGGTGATGCGATCCACCATCAGCATGTTCGGGGCGGGCAGTTGCGCGTTACCTGGGCCGAACAGCTCACCGCGACTGCAGCGCAGCAGGTCTTCCCGGGTAAAGGCGTTTTGTTTGGTCATGCGAGCTCCTCAATAATCCCATGCGGCAGGGCCGGGTAAATCTTCCCGACCGACTGAAGCGTGCTTGCCTCACGTCGGCAGCCTACAGGTAGACTATTGCGTTGTAGTGAAAGTCACAGCATCAAGGACATGAATGTACACTTGTGCACTGAAATTTTAAACCGGACTCATTTATAGGCCCGCTCGGGTGCCTAAGACTGCCGCACTTTCGTCTTTCACGCCAGTCGCAGTTGGCTGATGGTGCCCATCTAATGCACCCAGCGTTGCAGGATTTGCTGCAAATCCGTGCGTTTGAACGGCTTGGCCAGGTAATCGTTCATTCCTGCGGCCAGGCATGCTTCGCGATCACCCTGTAGCGCGTTGGCTGTCAGGGCAATGATCGGCAGGTCGGCGCAGCCGGGCAACTGGCGGATCTGGTGCGTCGCTTCATAGCCGTCGATCACCGGCAGCCGGCAATCCATCAGGATCGCCGTGAAAATCAGGCTTTCAGCGCTGCGAATCGCTTCGGCACCATCGGTGGCGATGCTCACCTCGAACCCCAGGCTGCGCAGCATGGCTTCGACCACGGTGCGGTTGACCGGATTGTCCTCCACCAGCAACACATGGCGACCTTCACCGGCGCTGGCTTTGTGCTGGGTGTCCGGGGCGATCTGCGGCAGGCTCTGCTGGTAGATCGCCAGGGGGATTTCCAGGGTGAATACCGAGCCGACGCCTTCCTCGCTAAGGGCACGCAAGGTGCCGCCCATCCGCTCGGCCAGGGTGCGAGCAATCGGCAGGCCCAGACCGGTACCGCCGTAACGCCTGGAAATAGAGCTGTCAGCTTGTTGAAAGGCGTCGAACATCAGTTCCAGGCGTTCGGCCGAGATACCAATCCCGGTGTCGCGCACCGTGCAGGTAAACCACAGCAGTTCAGGGTCCAGGGTTTGCCAGTTGGGCTCGACCGTGACCGTGCCCCGCTCGGTGAATTTCAGCGCATTGCCGATCAGATTCACCAGGATTTGGCGGATTCGTGTCGGGTCGCCCTGTACGCGCAAAGCGTCCATGCCCGGCGGGATCGACAATTCCAGGACCAGCCCGCGTTGTATGGCGCTGTGCTGGAAGGACTGGGCGCAACTGTTGATCAGGTCCACCAGGTTGAACGGAATATGCTCAAGCTCCAGGGCCGAGCGTTCGATACGCGAGAAGTCGAGAATGTCGTTGATGACTTTGAGCAAGTGTTCGGTGGACTCCGAGGCCAGTGCGGCGTACTCGGTCTGCTCGTCTGTCATGGACGTGGTTTCGAGCAGTTGCAGCATACCCAGTACGCCATTCATCGGTGTGCGCAGCTCGTGGCTCATCATCGCCAGGAAGTCGGATTTGGCGCTGTTGGCGCGCTCGGCTTCTTCCCGCGTCTGGATCAATTGGGCCATGGCCTGCTGCTGTTCGCGGCTGGCGTGATGCAGGCCTTCGGCGAGGTTGTTGATATGCCGTGACAGGTCGCCCAGCTCGGAGTCGTCGACAATCGGCAGTGGGGTCTTGTAGTCCCCCTGCTGGATCGCCTTGACCGCATGGCCCATGGCGCTGATCGGTTGCGACAGGCTGGCGGCCAGGCGCCGCGCCAGCAGGAAGGTAAAGAGCAGGGCAAACAGTGCGAGGATCGCGGCCTTGAAGAGGATTTCCTGTTGGCGCTGGCTGAAGGCGTCATTGGACATGCCGACGATCACCCGGCCCAGATAGTCGGCCCGTGGCGCCTTGGGCTGCGCGGTGTTGTCCTGGAAAAAATCGTTGCCCAGCTGGATATGCTGCAGGCGAATCGGTGCCTGGAAGATTTTCACCGACAGCGAGCGGTCGTGCTTTTCCGAGGGCTGCTCCACGTACACCAGGATGTTTTCCGCGCTGTCCTGGATCTCCAGAAAGCGCACATGGGGCGTGGCCAGGGTGGCCCGCAGCAGGCTGTCGAGCACGTCGTTGTTGCCCGAGATCACGCCGTACTCGGTGGCCGGGGCCAGTTGGTTGGCGATCAGTTGGCCGGTGTGGTCCAGTTCCTGGCGCAGATCCTGGATCCGCACGAAGGTAAAGAAGCTGATTAAAAGCAGGGTCAGCAACAGGGCCGGGCCCAGGGTGATGATCTGAGTACGGGTGTTGATATCCCAGCGGCGACGCAAGGTCATGGGTGTTTCTCCCCTTCGGCCAATCGGGTCGCGACGGCGGTTTCGTCCACCTGTTCGATGCCCAGCGAGCGCGCCACTTGCGGGTTGCCCACGACTTTGAAGTGTTCCGGGTACAGCGAGCGCGGCCAACCAGCCGGCGGACGATCGAGCAGGCGGTCGAGTACATTCAGCCAGTCAGCTTGGTCGCTGTAGGTACTGGCCAGGCTGCCGGCCCGCACGAAGCCGGCGTTGGGCCCGATCAGCGGCAATTGCCTGGCGTAGCTGCTCAACAGCAGGTTTTTCACGGTCTTGGGGTTGTAGAGCTGGGGATCATCCAGCCCTAGCAACACATCGCTGCTTTTGAACAGGCTGAGCAGCGGGCGACTGTCGTTAATGTTGTCCCAGTGTTGGGCGACGATTTCCAGACCCAGGGCCTCGGCGTGCTGGCGCAGCTCCGGCAGCAGGAATTCGCTGTCGTTGCCGTACAGCACGCCAATGCGTCGGGCCTGGGGCAGGATATTGGCGATCAGGCGCAACTGCCGGTCCACCGGTGGGTCGCTCCACAGCAGGCTGATCTTGCCGGGCACATGATTGCCCAGGCGCGCGTGGGCTTGCAGGCGGCTGATGCGCAGCACCAGCGTCGCCGGGCCCTGGGTGTCCTGCAGGCGCCAGTCGAGGCTGGGCAGGTCCAGCAGGATCAGGCGGGTGCTGTTCGGCAGTTGGCCGGGGGGCGGGCATGTCTGGCAGGGCCTTGAAAGTGACGCTATCGGCGGGGCGTTGCTCGCGCAGGGCCTGGGTGAATGCCTGCACACCGGGGCCATCTTCGGCGGCGGTCAGCAGGATATCGGCGCTCCACGCGGGCATGGCCCATGCCAGGCTGGCAAGCAGCAGGCAGCTGCGCCAGAACCGGGCGCCAAAGAGGGCGTTCATCCTTGACTGGGCAGGGCTCATGTCAGAACTCTAACTCGGCACTGAAGTAGAGCACATGGCGCTGGTCGTAGTTATTGTCGACATGGGTGGTGGGCTGCTGGTCGAGGCGTTGTTGCAGCATGCCGGCCAGCTCCAGATTGGCCTTGCCCAGGGCGATGCGTTTGGCGACCCGCATGTCGACCCGTTCAAAGCGATATTGATTGAGTGCATCGTTGCCATAATAGAACAGCGCGCTGGACCAGCCCTGTCCCCATTCACGCATCCAGCCGGCCGAACCGCTGTTGCGCGCGGTCTGTTGCCGGTCCAGCGGGTTGCTGGCGTCGGCATCCACATAAGCATAGGTCAGGCGCAGGCGGTCGGCGGTACTCAGGTGCCAGTCCAGTTGGGTCTCGGTACCGGTAAAACGCGAGCTGTTAGTGTTGCTGGCGATGTACTGGTTATTGCGCAAGGGCTCGCTGATCATGCCGGTGATTTCGTCATAGAACAGTTTGACGTCGATGTTCAGCCCGATATCGGCAAAAAAGCCGTTGTAGCCCAGCTCCCGGGAGCGCATCAGTTCCTTGTCGAGATTGCCCGGGCCACGGGTCTTGACGAAATACTGGCCGGAGTTTTGCCCATAGGTGGGGGAGCTGAGGTTGGTGACCTTATAGCTCCAATTGACGTTGTTCTCGAACATGTCCGGCGAGCGAATGGCTTCGGAGTACACCGCCCGCAGGCCGTGGCGCGGGTTGATCAGGTAGTTGACCGCGACCCTGGGCGTCAGCGAGTTGCCGCTCAGGTCGGTGTTTTCGTACATCGCCCCACCCTGCAACAGCCAGTGCTCGCTGGCGCGCCATTCCAGGTGGCCGAACAGGCGCCAGGTGGTGTCGTCCAGCCGGCCATTGAAGTAGGTGTCGGAGTCGGCGCGGTCGTAGCGGTAGTTCATGCCGCTGACCAGGCGCAGGCTGTCGGACAGGCTCAGGGTGTCCTGTATTTCCAGGTCGTAGCGGCTTTCCTTGGTGCTTTGGTCGATGTTGCCGCAGACGCTTTCCTTGCCGCCGCTATTCCATTGTTTCAGGACTTCTTCGGCCAGCGCCTGCTCTGCCGGGGAGCCTTGCGGGGGACTACCGTTTTCATAGTCCTTCATATGCCGCGCCAACTTTTCAGCGTAGTTGGGGTTCATTTGCCACAGTTGCGTCAACTCGGGGCTGAACGAGACTTTGGCATCACAGGCTTTCCAGACCTGGCGCCGATCCCATTGCTGCGCCGAACCCTGGATATACAGGCTGTGGTCGGGATTGAAATCGAAGTTCCAGCGCAGGGAGGCCGCGTAGTCCTTGGCGCTGACGTCGGAATCATTGCCACCATCGGTAATCCCGGCAAACACCGGCTTGTAGGTATAGGGCCGTTGGTTGGTCCCTTCCTTGGCGTTGATTTGCCAGTCAATGCTTTGCTGCTGGTCGAGGGTCTGGCTGACCTTCAGGCTGAAGCGGCTCAGGCGCCGACTGTCGCGGTAATCGGCGCCCACCCGGTCGCTGTCGAAGCCGTCATCCTGTTGCCCGGACAGCGATAGCCGCAGGTTGCCGGTGTCCCAGCCCAGGCCCTGACTGGCATACCAGTCGTTGATCCCGCGCTCGCCCCGGGTCATTTTCATCCGCGTGCCCAGACTGTTGGCTGGTGAGCGGGTGAGGATATTGACCACCGCCATCAGTGCATTGGCCCCGTAGCTGACGGTATTGGGCCCACGGAATACCTCGATTCGCTCGATATCCTCCATGGCGACCGGAATATCGCTCCAGTCCACGGTGGCGAGGCCGGCGCGGTACACCGAGCGGCCATCGATCAGCACCTGCATGCGCCGTGCTTCGCTGGCATTGGTGCCGTGATAATTGACGGCTGCCTGGTTGCCTGAGGTGTAGCCCACCATCATCCCCGGCACCAGGCGCAACAACTCGGCGATATCCCGCGCGCCGCTGGCCTTGATCAGTTCGCTGTCGATCACCGTCATGCTGCCGGGCACGGCGGCGGCCGACTGCTTGAGTCGGGTCGCCGTGAGGACTTGGGGCAGCGGCTGGTTGTCGAGGAACAGATCGTCGGCCAGCAACGGCGTACTGACCAACAGCGCCAGCAACAGAGATGAACGAGAAGGAGGGCCCAAATACACGGAACGGCCTTGATAATTGCGGATAGCCGCCCATGTTAACTGAGGTGGGGGCTTTTGCCAGTCGGCGCTATGGCAATTACTGTGGTCTATTCGGCCATTTTCCGACAAGCGCGGGAAATTAAGTAAGGGCTGGCCGCCGTCAGGCCGGCCCGTATAATGCCGCCATCGCCACTGCTATGGATTAACGGATTGCATATGACTGAACAGCGCCCAATAGCGGTCCTGGGAGGCGGAAGTTTTGGTACCGCCGTGGCTAATCTGCTGGCCGAAAACGGCCATCAGGTGCGTCAGTGGATGCGCGATCCGGAACAGGCCGAGGCCATTCGGGTCAACCGGGAAAACCCCCGTTACCTCAAGGGCATCAAGATTCATGCGGCGGTCACGCCGGTCACGGACCTGCAGGCCACGCTGGATGACTGCGACTTGTGCTTTGTCGCGCTGCCTTCCAGCGCCCTTCGCTCGGTGTTGGCGCCCCATGCCGAACGGCTGTCGGGCAAGATGCTGGTCAGCCTGACGAAGGGCATCGAGGCTCAGACCTTCAAGCTGATGAGCGAAATCCTCGAAGAAATCGCGCCCCAGGCCCGCATCGGCGTGCTCTCCGGGCCGAACCTGGCGCGGGAAGTGGCCGAACACGCCCTGACCGCCACCGTGGTCGCCAGTGAAGACGAGGCGCTGTGCGAACAGGTACAAGCGGTGCTGCATGGCCGCACCTTCCGCGTCTACGCCAGTGCCGACCGCTTTGGCGTGGAACTGGGCGGCGCGTTGAAAAACGTCTACGCCATTATCGCCGGCATGGCGGTGGCCCTGGGCATGGGAGAAAACACC
The Pseudomonas hygromyciniae genome window above contains:
- a CDS encoding TonB-dependent receptor plug domain-containing protein; this translates as MYLGPPSRSSLLLALLVSTPLLADDLFLDNQPLPQVLTATRLKQSAAAVPGSMTVIDSELIKASGARDIAELLRLVPGMMVGYTSGNQAAVNYHGTNASEARRMQVLIDGRSVYRAGLATVDWSDIPVAMEDIERIEVFRGPNTVSYGANALMAVVNILTRSPANSLGTRMKMTRGERGINDWYASQGLGWDTGNLRLSLSGQQDDGFDSDRVGADYRDSRRLSRFSLKVSQTLDQQQSIDWQINAKEGTNQRPYTYKPVFAGITDGGNDSDVSAKDYAASLRWNFDFNPDHSLYIQGSAQQWDRRQVWKACDAKVSFSPELTQLWQMNPNYAEKLARHMKDYENGSPPQGSPAEQALAEEVLKQWNSGGKESVCGNIDQSTKESRYDLEIQDTLSLSDSLRLVSGMNYRYDRADSDTYFNGRLDDTTWRLFGHLEWRASEHWLLQGGAMYENTDLSGNSLTPRVAVNYLINPRHGLRAVYSEAIRSPDMFENNVNWSYKVTNLSSPTYGQNSGQYFVKTRGPGNLDKELMRSRELGYNGFFADIGLNIDVKLFYDEITGMISEPLRNNQYIASNTNSSRFTGTETQLDWHLSTADRLRLTYAYVDADASNPLDRQQTARNSGSAGWMREWGQGWSSALFYYGNDALNQYRFERVDMRVAKRIALGKANLELAGMLQQRLDQQPTTHVDNNYDQRHVLYFSAELEF
- a CDS encoding NAD(P)H-dependent glycerol-3-phosphate dehydrogenase translates to MTEQRPIAVLGGGSFGTAVANLLAENGHQVRQWMRDPEQAEAIRVNRENPRYLKGIKIHAAVTPVTDLQATLDDCDLCFVALPSSALRSVLAPHAERLSGKMLVSLTKGIEAQTFKLMSEILEEIAPQARIGVLSGPNLAREVAEHALTATVVASEDEALCEQVQAVLHGRTFRVYASADRFGVELGGALKNVYAIIAGMAVALGMGENTKSMLITRALAEMTRFAVNQGANPMTFLGLAGVGDLIVTCSSPKSRNYQVGFALGQGLSLEDAVTRLGEVAEGVNTLKVLKAKAQETGVYMPLVAGLHAILFEGRTLNQVIELLMRAEPKTDVDFISTSGFN